A region of the Acidobacteriota bacterium genome:
CCGGGCACGCATCTGCTGAAAGGCGGTGAGCCAAAAAACCTGGCGGATCCGGCGGCGCATCACCCGGCGGAATTGCGCGTGACGGCTGCGGCAGGCGCGGTGCTGGTTTTCAACGGCCACCTCTGGCACAGCGGTACGCGCAATGACAGCACGCGCTCGCGCCGGGCTGTGCAATGTGTCTTTCATGCGCGCGAGACCGTTCCGCCCTTTACGCAGCCGTTACACAATCAGCCGACGGAATTGCCGCCCGCCGTGCGCTACCTGCTTGGTTGTTGAACGGATCCCAAGCAGCGGGACAGTACCGCGCGCGTCAGCCAGCGGCGTGTCACATCTGGCGCACTGGGTCAACGGCGTAGTGCTCCGCTTGCTGACGCGCGCGGTACTGTCCCGCTGCTACACGCTCTTCCGTACACGCCACTGAAAACACTCCCCTGCCAAAGTGCGGTTAGCGCTTGCCAAAAACCGGCCTCGTCGCCATGCTCGCCGTGGCTGGCGGCGCCGCGCTCCCCGCGCAAATTCCCGCGCCGCCTGAAACGCAGGAGAAAAAGACCATGACGTTAGCTGAAGTCTGTGTGCGTCGCCCCGTCTTTGCGACGATGCTGGTGCTGTTTCTGGTCGTGCTGGGCGTGTTTTCGTTTATGGATTTGGGCGTAGACCTCTTCCCCAAAGCCGACCCGCCTATCGTCAACGTGCGCATCAAACTGCCCGGCGCAAGCCCCGATGAAGTGACCAGCCAAATCGTGCTGCCAGTCGAAGAACAAATCAGCAGCGTCAGCGGTCTGGATGAATTGGAAATCTGGTCAATGGATGGGCTGGCGCGCATCACCTGTCGCTTCGCCCTCGACCGCAAGATGGAGGATGCCGCACAGGACGTGCGCGAAAAGGTCGCGCTGGCGATGGGCAAGCTGCCGCCCAATACACAACCGCCCGTCATCACCAAAGCCGATCCCGAATCCGACCCGATCATCACGCTGGTCGTGGGCGGCCCGCGCAATTTGCGCGAGATTACCGAAATCGCCGACAAGCAGATCAAACGCACGCTGCAAACCGTGGACGGCGTCGCCGCGATTGACATCGTGGGCGGGCGCGACCGCGAGATTCAAATCCTGCTGGACGCCGAAAAACTCAACAGCCATCGCATCACCGTCAATCAGGTCGCGCGCGCGCTGCAAAACGAAAATATCGAAGCGCCCGGCGGCAGGTTGTATCAAGGCACGGAAGAACTGGCCGTGCGCACGATGGGCCGTTTCGACGTGGTACGCGAATTCAGCGATCTGATCGTCTCAAGCACGAGCAGCGCGCCGATCAAGGTCTCCGATTTGGGTCACGTCGAAGACATCTTTGCCGAGCCGCGCAGCTTCGCCAGACTCGACGGCAAACCGGCGGTCACGTTGCAAATCCGGCGGCAGGCCGGTACTAACACCGTCAAAGTCGTGGACGCCTTGCGCGAGAAACTCGACAAGCTGCGTCCGACCTTGCCCAACGATCTGACGATCAATGTCATCAGCGATCAATCGCAATTCATACGCGCTTCGATTGCCGCGTTGCAGGAACATCTGCTGCTGGGCAGTTTGCTGGCGAGCCTGATTATTCTGCTGTTCATCCGCAACTGGCGCGCGGTGCTGATTTCGTCGCTGGCGATTCCGGCTTCGATCATCGCCACCTTCACGCTGATGCGTATCGCGGGGTTCACGCTCAACAACATGACGCTGCTGGCATTGACGCTGGCGGTCGGCATCGTGATTGATGACGCGATTGTGGTGCTCGAAAACATCTTCCGCCATCTTGAAGAATTGCATCGCTCGCCCATGCAGGCCGCGATCGAAGGCACGAAAGAAGTCGCCTTGGCCGTGACCGCGACGACGCTTTCGCTGGTCGTGATCTTCGTGCCCATCGCGTTTATGACTGGTTACGCGCAACGCTATTTGAATGCTTTCGGCTGGACGATGACCTGCGCGATTATGGTTTCGTTGCTGGTGTCATTCACGCTGACGCCAATGCTGGCCGCGCGCTTTTTGCGCCGCGACGCCAGCGAAGTGAAGCTCTCGAAGCAGACGGCGCTCTTCACCTGGTTCGAGCACCACTATGAACGTATGCTCAACTGGTCGCTCGATCATCCCTGGGTGATCCTGGGTTTGAGCGTGCTGGTTTTCGCCACGACCTTCCCGCTCAACCGCATGGTCGGGCGCGATTTCATCCCCAGCGATGATCAGGGCGAATTCACCATTCACGTGGATTTGCCCGAAGGCCTGTCGCTCGCGGGCCTGAACAAATTTGTAAACGACATCGAACCGAAGTTGCAGCAGTTGCCCGAACTCAATCACTTGCTGACGCTCTCCAGCGAGCGGCTCAATCACGTCCATTTCACGCCCAACCTGATTGACCTCGACAAACGCAGACTCAGCAGCCAAGAAGTTGGGGCTATTGCGCGCAAAATCTTCGAGCAGGTGCCCCAGGCGCGTCACAAAATTGCGTACCCCTCGGCCCTGGGCGGTGGCGAATCGCTGGGCTTCCCGATTCAGGTGCAATTGCTTGGCCCCGAACTGGACAAACTGGGCGAGCTGGCGCGGCAGGCGGGCGATGAAATCCGCGCCCTGCCGGGCATCGTCAGTTCCGAACCGTCGTTCTTTTTCGCCAGCCCCGAATTGCGCGTGACGCTTGATCGCGCGCGCGCCGCCGAACTGGGCGTGCGCGCCAACGATGTCGCCAGCGCCGTGCGCCTGCTGATGAGCGGCGAAGACGAGATCACGACCTACCGCGAAGCCGGCGAACAATATCCGGTCAAAATCATGCTCGACGAAAAACAGCGCAGCGACCGCGAGATTCTTTCGCGGCTGATGGTGCCGTCGTCCAAGCTCGAACAAGTACGCATTGACAACGTCGCCGGCATCGCGCGCGGGTTGGGACCGTCGCGCATCAACCGTTTCAACCGCCAATACAACATCCCCATCTTCGTCGCCAACGCGCCCAGCAAGCCGATGAACGAAGCGGTCAAAGACATCACGCAGGCGATGACGAAACTAAACTTTCCGCCGGGCTATCGCTACTTTTTCGGCGGCAACGTCAAAGCGCTGGACGAGACGACGAGCAATCTGATCATGGCCTTTCTGCTCGCCATCGTGTTTATGTACATGGTGCTGGCGGCGCAATTCGAAAGCTTCACGCACCCGTTCATCATCCTGCTGGCGCTGCCGTTAAGCGTGCCCTTTGCGCTGTTGTCGCTCTATCTGACGGGCCGCACACTGAATCTGTGGAGCACGCTGGGCGTCTTGCTGTTGCTGGGCATCGTCAAAAAGAACGCGATTTTGCAAGTGGATTACACCAACCACCTGCGCGCCGAAGGGCTGTCGGTGCGCGACGCGATTCTGCAAGCCGACCGCGCGCGCTTGCGCCCGATTCTGATGACGACGTTCTCGATCATCGCGGGCCTGATTCCGACGGCCTTTGGCAGCGGCGCGGGCAGCGCGCAACGTTCGGCCATCGCCGTCACGATCATCGGCGGACAGTTGTTCTGTCTGTTGCTGACGCTGTTGCTGACGCCGGTCGCCTATGAGTTGCTGGATCGTTGGAGTCCACGGCTGTTGCGCGTGCGGCAGTGGCGTTGGAAGGCGCTCGTCAAAGGCGCGAGCGAAAAGCCGAACGGATAAACGGTACCGCGCGCGTGAGCAAGCGGAGCCTGAGCTGCCGCACCAGTGCGCCAAACTTGACGCTCCGCTTGCTCACGCGCGCGGTACCGTATCGCTGCACGTTTTTCTCCAAACATTGAAGCGAAATCATGACAACAGAAACAATCGCAATCATTGGCGGCACGGGCGACCAGGGTCGCGGCCTGGCGCTGCGCTGGGCCAAAGCCGGTTATGCCATCATCATCGGCTCACGTGACGCCGCGCGCGCGGCTGCGGCGGCGGAAGAGATGCGCGCCGAACTCGGCGGCGTGCCGAACATCACCGGCTTAGCCAATGCCGAAGCCGCCGCGCAAGCCGCCATCGTCGTCTTGGCCGTGCCTTTCGCCGCACAAACGCCTACGCTCAAAGGCATCGTGCAGAGCCTGCAGCCCGGCACGTTGCTCGTGGATGTCACCGTGCCGCTCGAACCGGCGGTGGGCGGCAAGCCGACGCGGGTGTTGGGCGTGTGGGCCGGTTCCGCTGCTGAACAAACCGCCGAACTCGCGCCCGCCGGGGTCGAAGTCGTCGCGGCCTTTCACAATGTTGGCGCGGATGCGCTCAGCGCTCTCGCACACGAGGTCGAATGCGACATCCTCGTGTGTGGCGACAAGAAAGATGCCAAATTGCGTTTACGTCCGCTGGTCGAAGCCATTCCCGGTTGCCGCTATGTTGACGCGGGGGTGCTCGCCAATGCGCGCATCGTCGAAGCCATGACCGCGCTGCTCATCGGCGTCAACATTCGCTACAAAACGCACACCGGCATTCGCGTGACCGGGTTGCCCGCCTGAGCAGGGCTTTCGCAAAGTCCTCAAACCATCCGCCAAAGACCTTTGACTGACTCCCGCTTCCTGACTCCTGATTCCTGCTAGACCGGTTTGCAATTGCGTTTACGGGAGCGCGTTGGGCCGGGACAGTACCGCGCGCGTGAGCAAGCGGCGCGTCAAGTTTACGCCGTTGGCTGAACCGCCCAGGCTCCGCTTGCTGACGCGCGCGGTACTGTCCCGCTGCGCAACTTTTCCCATCCACCGATGTGAAAACCGATCTAAATTGAAAATCAGCCAGTATTTTCAGTTGAGCAGGAATCAGCAACCGGGCATCAGGAGTCAGTCGAGCCGTTCGAGTGCTCTCGCCGGCGACTTTGCAAAAGCCCCTCCCAGCCTGAGTCAACACCCAGCCCGCACATTGCATTTGCCTCAAGCCGCAGAGAATAATGCTGCCCGACCGTGACCGTCGGCAAACTGTGCTTCTTTCGCGTCGCCCTCTCCTGCTTCAGACTCACTGCTAGCATTCAAGGAATTCGTGATGAACAAAATCTTGCAACGCGGGCGTTGGCTCGCGCTCTTACTTTCCCTGTTACTCACCACGGTCGTGGCACAACCGGAAAAACTTTCCGCCGAATTGCAGGTGCTGGCAGAGGCCGAACGCGCCTTTGCCAGGCTGTGTGTCGCGCAAGGCGTGCGCGCCTCGTTTATGGCGTTCTTCGCGCCCGACGCCATCAATTTCCAGCCCGGCCCGGTCAACGCGCAAGAGGCCTTAGCCAAACGCCCTGCGCCCACGGGGCCGCTGCCCACCACGTTGGATTGGCGGCCCGTGTGGGGTGCGCTTTCGGCGGCGGGCGATATGGGCTGCAACACCGGCCCTTACACAGTGACCGACAACACGCCTGCCCAGCGCCCCACCCAACACGGGTTATTTTTTTCGGTCTGGAAGAAACAATCCGACGGAAGCTGGAAAGTCGCGGTGGACATCGGCACGCCTACGCTCACAGCCGTGACGCCGCTGCAAACGCCGTATCAACGGATTGGCAACCGCAAGGTCGTGGCAACGAAACGCGAACCAGCCGCCGCCGCCACTTTACAGTCGGTTGAATCCGAATTTTTGCAGGCCTTACAGCAGGATGGGCTGGTGACGGCGTATTTGAATCACGTGAGCGCCGATGCCCGCTTGCACCGCACCGGCAAATTGCCCGCCGTCGGCAAAGAGGCGATCCGCCAGTCGCTGAGTGAAAAGCCACTGGCACTGACGTTCTCGATTCTGAAAACCGATCTGGCGCGCTCCGGCGATTTCGGCTGGACGCTGGGCAAATATGAATTGAAGGACAAGCCGGGCACGGTTGCCGAAACGGGCCACTTTGTGCACGTCTGGCAACGCAATGAAAAAGGCGTGTGGAAATTGTTGGCGGACATCACCAACCCGCTGCCGACACCAAAGCCATGAAGGTGACATTCGCTGTTTGCGCGTTAGAAGAAAAATCACGACGGGGGCTGCCAGCGTGCTGACGCACCCGTCGTGAACAACTTCGGTCGCTTATTATTTGCCGACGATCAGCAAGGTAAATGTGCCTGGCTTCATGCTGCGTTGGGGCGGCTTACCCGGCTCAGTCGCGGGTGTCTCTTGATATTCAACCGCAGGCAAAAAGACCTTCTTGGTCTTCGGATCGAAGGCCATCGTCTTCGCGCTCGGTTGGGTTTTGACTGCGCCGGCATCTTCGTAGCTGTCCGCCGACTTCTCGTGGAAGATGTTCAAGGTGCCGGAGCCGCACGAAAAGAAGATCAGCTTGGCTTGCGGATCGAAGCCAGCGTAATCCACCCCCGCAGCGATGGGGAAGCTGTTGATGACTTTCCCCGTGACCGCGTCCATTACCACCATTTTCGGCTCAGTGCGGCAACCGATAAACAGGCGTTTCGTTTTCGCGTCGTAAGCCAGACCCGTCGGAACTTTCGCCACGCCGATGGGAAAGCGCTTTTTCACTTCCAGCGACTGCGGATCGAAGGCGACGACCTCCGCCGTGTCTTCGCTGTTGACATAGATCGTGCCATCGGCAGCAATCACCGCCTGTTCGCCGTCGCCCGCGAGTTTCACCGTCCCGACCACAGCACCAGTGGCCGCATCAATCGCGGTGATGTCGTGCGTGCCGTGATTGTTGGTGAAAACGCGCTTTGAACCCGGGTCGTAGTAAATGCCATCCGGCCCTTTGCCCACGTCAATTTTTTTGATGAGTTGCAGCGTGGCCGGATCGAACATCGAGACCTTGTGTTCCCGGCCATTGCTGGTGAAGCCGTGTTTGAAGGCCGTGGCAATCGCAATCCCGTGGACGCCTGGCGTATCGGGGATCGCGCCGACGAACTTGCCAGTATCGGCATCCACCACTTCAACCTGGGTCGCGTGCGAAACGTAAATCCGCCGCGCGGCGTTGTCCAACGTCACGTAATCAAACCCGCCCACACCCGGCAGCGGATAATGCCCAACCACCTTGTAGCCGCTCGCGCCCTGCAACAGCAGCGCGGCGGAAAAGAAACCGGCCAATGCGTTTTTCATACTTACTCTCCTCTTTGAATTGCCAAAACTACTGTTGCCACAAGCGCGGCGGGCGCTTGCCTCTCAACCTCCGCAACGATTTATGCGCCCGTGAGGAATGGCAAGCTTACCGGGTAATGATAAGATAGTGATTGGCCACCAAGCTAACACACCAGCCGCAAATCTGTTATTCAAAACGTAGCACTGAGACATGCGCCGCAAAAAAGAAAGGTGCTCCTTCTGGCAAAGGAGCACCTTCAAATGAGACACAGGACTAAGTACGTTCAAGCATAAAGCAGCAGTCTTCATTCGACGTGAGCGCGACGTTACCACTGCCTTAAATTCAAAACACGTAGCGCACGCCCAGTTGTCCCTGACGCGGCCCGCCGAAGCGGTCAGTGCCCGGCGCGAAGGTTGGAATCAACGCCGTGTTGTTCGTGAACGGCAAGCGCGTGATCGGATTGAGTGCCGCTTGCGGCGCGCCGAAGGTAGTTTCGCCATCGCCGTTGAACCGTTTGTTGCTCGCCCGCGTCAGGTTGAAGCCTTCGATAGACAAGACCAGGCGGCGGTTTTCGCCCAGCCGGAATTCCTTGATCAGCCGCATATCTCAATCGAAGAAACCCGGTTGCAGGAACGCTATTCGATTGGCGACGTAGCCGTTGATGACCGGGCGGTCATTGACGGTGTTGCCGTCGTTTTGCGTGTCGGCGCCGACGACGGCCTTGACCGGATAGCCATTGCGCGCAAACACCAGCGTGCTGATGGTGAAGCCATGACCCAGATCATAAATCACATTCAGATTGCCGTTGTTGCGAATGTCGTTTTTGGCCCAGGCCGCGTCGCGTTTCAAATCGAAGGTGTTGAGCGCTGGCTGGCGATTGAAGTCGCGCGCGTTCGAATCGTCATCGCGGTTGAACGAGTGCGTGTAGTTAAAGCCAAATTGTATGCGCGGCTCATGCGGCGCAGCACGTTGAT
Encoded here:
- a CDS encoding PQQ-binding-like beta-propeller repeat protein; the encoded protein is MKNALAGFFSAALLLQGASGYKVVGHYPLPGVGGFDYVTLDNAARRIYVSHATQVEVVDADTGKFVGAIPDTPGVHGIAIATAFKHGFTSNGREHKVSMFDPATLQLIKKIDVGKGPDGIYYDPGSKRVFTNNHGTHDITAIDAATGAVVGTVKLAGDGEQAVIAADGTIYVNSEDTAEVVAFDPQSLEVKKRFPIGVAKVPTGLAYDAKTKRLFIGCRTEPKMVVMDAVTGKVINSFPIAAGVDYAGFDPQAKLIFFSCGSGTLNIFHEKSADSYEDAGAVKTQPSAKTMAFDPKTKKVFLPAVEYQETPATEPGKPPQRSMKPGTFTLLIVGK
- a CDS encoding efflux RND transporter permease subunit: MPKTGLVAMLAVAGGAALPAQIPAPPETQEKKTMTLAEVCVRRPVFATMLVLFLVVLGVFSFMDLGVDLFPKADPPIVNVRIKLPGASPDEVTSQIVLPVEEQISSVSGLDELEIWSMDGLARITCRFALDRKMEDAAQDVREKVALAMGKLPPNTQPPVITKADPESDPIITLVVGGPRNLREITEIADKQIKRTLQTVDGVAAIDIVGGRDREIQILLDAEKLNSHRITVNQVARALQNENIEAPGGRLYQGTEELAVRTMGRFDVVREFSDLIVSSTSSAPIKVSDLGHVEDIFAEPRSFARLDGKPAVTLQIRRQAGTNTVKVVDALREKLDKLRPTLPNDLTINVISDQSQFIRASIAALQEHLLLGSLLASLIILLFIRNWRAVLISSLAIPASIIATFTLMRIAGFTLNNMTLLALTLAVGIVIDDAIVVLENIFRHLEELHRSPMQAAIEGTKEVALAVTATTLSLVVIFVPIAFMTGYAQRYLNAFGWTMTCAIMVSLLVSFTLTPMLAARFLRRDASEVKLSKQTALFTWFEHHYERMLNWSLDHPWVILGLSVLVFATTFPLNRMVGRDFIPSDDQGEFTIHVDLPEGLSLAGLNKFVNDIEPKLQQLPELNHLLTLSSERLNHVHFTPNLIDLDKRRLSSQEVGAIARKIFEQVPQARHKIAYPSALGGGESLGFPIQVQLLGPELDKLGELARQAGDEIRALPGIVSSEPSFFFASPELRVTLDRARAAELGVRANDVASAVRLLMSGEDEITTYREAGEQYPVKIMLDEKQRSDREILSRLMVPSSKLEQVRIDNVAGIARGLGPSRINRFNRQYNIPIFVANAPSKPMNEAVKDITQAMTKLNFPPGYRYFFGGNVKALDETTSNLIMAFLLAIVFMYMVLAAQFESFTHPFIILLALPLSVPFALLSLYLTGRTLNLWSTLGVLLLLGIVKKNAILQVDYTNHLRAEGLSVRDAILQADRARLRPILMTTFSIIAGLIPTAFGSGAGSAQRSAIAVTIIGGQLFCLLLTLLLTPVAYELLDRWSPRLLRVRQWRWKALVKGASEKPNG
- a CDS encoding nuclear transport factor 2 family protein → MNKILQRGRWLALLLSLLLTTVVAQPEKLSAELQVLAEAERAFARLCVAQGVRASFMAFFAPDAINFQPGPVNAQEALAKRPAPTGPLPTTLDWRPVWGALSAAGDMGCNTGPYTVTDNTPAQRPTQHGLFFSVWKKQSDGSWKVAVDIGTPTLTAVTPLQTPYQRIGNRKVVATKREPAAAATLQSVESEFLQALQQDGLVTAYLNHVSADARLHRTGKLPAVGKEAIRQSLSEKPLALTFSILKTDLARSGDFGWTLGKYELKDKPGTVAETGHFVHVWQRNEKGVWKLLADITNPLPTPKP
- the npdG gene encoding NADPH-dependent F420 reductase; the encoded protein is MTTETIAIIGGTGDQGRGLALRWAKAGYAIIIGSRDAARAAAAAEEMRAELGGVPNITGLANAEAAAQAAIVVLAVPFAAQTPTLKGIVQSLQPGTLLVDVTVPLEPAVGGKPTRVLGVWAGSAAEQTAELAPAGVEVVAAFHNVGADALSALAHEVECDILVCGDKKDAKLRLRPLVEAIPGCRYVDAGVLANARIVEAMTALLIGVNIRYKTHTGIRVTGLPA